A window of the Mucilaginibacter sp. cycad4 genome harbors these coding sequences:
- a CDS encoding SDR family oxidoreductase: protein MPGKTNISILGCGWYGSALGKALIADGIQVKGSTTSAAKTEELAALGIRPYVVNFSPDGEIYDAGFFDCDVLWIAIPPKSRSGEGAVFLEKVKGIIRAIKQFAIQHVIFISSTAVYADNNRQVNEETAPQPNTEAGRILFEAENLFRAEDSFKTTIIRFAGLIGPGRNPGRFFAGKKEVPNGNAPVNLIHLDDCIGISRAILAKEAFGHLFNGCSPNHPAKADFYTQAALGSGFEKPEFVRELKEWKIVDSVHVRAVLDYEYKTLL from the coding sequence ATGCCGGGTAAAACGAACATCAGTATTTTAGGCTGCGGCTGGTATGGCAGCGCATTAGGTAAAGCATTAATTGCTGATGGTATACAGGTAAAAGGCTCAACCACTTCTGCTGCAAAAACGGAGGAGCTGGCCGCGTTGGGCATCCGGCCCTATGTGGTTAATTTTTCGCCGGACGGGGAAATATATGATGCCGGTTTTTTTGACTGCGATGTTTTGTGGATAGCCATTCCACCGAAAAGCCGCAGTGGTGAGGGCGCTGTTTTTTTAGAGAAGGTTAAAGGGATTATCCGTGCCATAAAACAGTTTGCCATACAGCATGTGATATTTATCAGCTCCACGGCGGTTTATGCCGATAATAACAGGCAGGTAAATGAAGAAACCGCCCCCCAGCCCAATACCGAAGCCGGCAGGATATTATTTGAGGCCGAAAACCTTTTCCGTGCTGAAGATAGTTTTAAAACAACCATTATCCGTTTTGCAGGGTTGATTGGCCCCGGGCGCAACCCCGGCAGGTTTTTTGCCGGTAAAAAGGAGGTCCCCAATGGAAATGCGCCGGTGAACCTCATTCATCTTGATGATTGTATCGGCATTAGCAGAGCGATACTGGCGAAAGAGGCTTTTGGACATCTTTTTAACGGCTGTTCCCCCAATCATCCTGCTAAGGCCGATTTTTATACACAGGCTGCTCTTGGTTCGGGCTTTGAAAAGCCGGAGTTTGTTCGTGAATTGAAGGAATGGAAGATTGTGGACAGTGTGCATGTAAGGGCTGTGCTGGATTATGAATATAAGACTTTGTTGTAG
- a CDS encoding glycoside hydrolase family 3 N-terminal domain-containing protein: MQKKLCLFIAFAFVINIAAAQVYKDPKAPVPARVKDLLSRMTPEEKIGQMSMSSLTGSMQNPIAYGVCESPFTNINDIASRSIAAKKYAKEKTRLGIPPIQIGECLHGQLAAGATIFPQAIAQGSTWNPALIEKMGSVIAYEAYSSGVDQALSPLFDLIRDPRYGRNEECYAEDPYLVSRMGSSFVIGMQGSPLQTINGIGKDKLMCTAKHFAAYSIPVAGINLAPAAIGERELRSMFLPPFKDVVQKANIYAVMPAYNEIDGVPAHASHFLLQAILRQEWGFKGYVFSDYEGLKHLYTFHHIAKDAEGAAPIGLSAGVDLEAPSPDVYNKLPGLVKSGKVKEALIDSAVARILTIKFKAGLFEKALPDTSALKKRVHTPDHIALSQQIAEESIILLKNDKQLLPLNMTSLKSLAVIGPNANQVQYGDYSSTRDSRSGTTVLNGIRQLAGNKIKINYAKGCALSGSDKSGFAEAITAAKNSDAVVVVLGTTSVVFAGVGWNGHAPESEPKDPFTCGEGYDVTDINPDGVQRELLQAVYKTGKPVVLVLVHGRPQSISWEKENIPAIVEAWYPGERGGNAIANILFGKVNPSGRLTVSIPQSTGHIPVFYNHVASNKGFYHNPGSPEKPGQDYVFSSTGVLFPFGYGLSYTSFKYSNMQVSAASFGENEAVTVSVDVTNSGSMAGKEVVQMYLGNKVNSVTTPVMALKGFDKISLRPGETKTVKFTVKPEDIAVWNNNMKLVTEPGTFDVMIARSAEDVVLKKTLEYKE; the protein is encoded by the coding sequence ATGCAAAAGAAATTATGCCTCTTCATCGCGTTTGCTTTTGTAATTAACATTGCAGCCGCACAGGTTTATAAAGACCCCAAAGCACCCGTGCCCGCACGCGTGAAAGACCTGCTAAGCCGCATGACACCGGAAGAGAAGATAGGCCAGATGAGCATGAGTTCATTAACGGGTTCCATGCAAAACCCAATTGCTTATGGTGTTTGTGAAAGCCCTTTTACCAATATCAATGACATAGCATCTCGCTCAATAGCAGCAAAAAAATATGCTAAAGAAAAAACAAGACTTGGTATCCCGCCCATACAAATAGGCGAATGCCTGCATGGGCAACTGGCGGCAGGCGCTACCATTTTTCCACAGGCTATAGCGCAGGGCAGCACCTGGAATCCGGCGCTGATTGAAAAAATGGGTTCGGTGATAGCTTATGAAGCTTACTCATCAGGAGTTGACCAGGCGCTTTCACCTTTGTTCGATCTCATCCGCGACCCTCGATATGGCCGTAATGAGGAATGTTATGCCGAGGACCCATATCTGGTGAGCAGGATGGGTTCCTCGTTTGTAATTGGGATGCAGGGCAGTCCTTTACAAACAATAAACGGCATTGGTAAAGATAAATTGATGTGCACAGCCAAGCATTTCGCAGCCTACAGTATCCCTGTGGCGGGTATCAATTTAGCCCCGGCAGCGATAGGGGAGCGCGAATTACGGTCGATGTTTTTACCGCCTTTTAAAGATGTCGTACAAAAGGCAAATATTTACGCCGTAATGCCGGCTTATAATGAGATTGACGGCGTACCGGCACATGCCAGCCATTTCCTGCTGCAAGCCATATTACGGCAGGAATGGGGTTTTAAAGGCTACGTGTTTTCGGACTATGAAGGGCTTAAACATTTATACACCTTTCATCATATTGCTAAAGATGCCGAAGGTGCTGCTCCTATAGGCCTGAGCGCCGGGGTTGACCTGGAAGCGCCAAGCCCCGATGTATATAATAAACTGCCCGGCCTGGTGAAAAGCGGAAAAGTAAAAGAAGCCCTGATTGATAGCGCTGTTGCCCGCATCCTTACTATAAAGTTTAAAGCAGGCTTGTTTGAAAAGGCATTGCCCGATACATCGGCACTAAAAAAACGGGTACATACGCCGGATCATATCGCCCTGTCGCAGCAGATTGCCGAGGAATCCATTATCCTGCTCAAAAACGATAAACAGCTTTTACCGCTCAATATGACCAGCCTGAAATCGCTGGCGGTAATCGGCCCCAATGCCAACCAGGTTCAGTATGGCGATTACAGTTCAACCCGCGACAGCCGATCGGGTACAACAGTGCTTAACGGTATCAGGCAATTAGCCGGCAATAAAATAAAGATCAATTACGCCAAAGGCTGTGCCCTGTCGGGCTCGGACAAAAGCGGTTTTGCCGAAGCCATCACAGCAGCAAAAAACAGCGATGCTGTGGTTGTAGTTTTGGGAACCACCAGCGTGGTATTTGCCGGTGTAGGCTGGAACGGGCATGCACCCGAAAGCGAGCCTAAAGACCCGTTCACCTGCGGCGAGGGCTATGATGTTACTGATATTAACCCCGATGGCGTACAACGGGAATTGTTACAGGCCGTTTATAAAACCGGTAAGCCTGTAGTGTTGGTACTGGTACACGGCCGGCCGCAAAGTATCAGCTGGGAAAAAGAAAATATCCCGGCTATTGTGGAGGCCTGGTATCCCGGCGAAAGGGGAGGTAATGCCATTGCCAATATCCTGTTCGGCAAGGTAAACCCATCAGGCAGGCTTACGGTATCTATCCCGCAGTCAACCGGGCATATCCCGGTTTTTTATAATCATGTGGCATCCAATAAAGGTTTCTATCATAATCCGGGTTCACCCGAAAAACCGGGGCAGGACTATGTTTTTTCCTCGACCGGGGTGCTGTTCCCCTTTGGTTATGGCTTAAGTTACACTTCATTTAAATACAGCAATATGCAGGTATCGGCAGCATCGTTCGGAGAAAATGAAGCAGTTACTGTTTCGGTAGATGTAACCAACAGCGGCAGTATGGCGGGTAAGGAAGTGGTGCAAATGTATCTCGGCAATAAAGTAAATTCGGTAACTACACCGGTAATGGCGCTCAAAGGTTTTGACAAGATCAGCCTCAGACCCGGCGAAACCAAAACAGTAAAGTTTACCGTAAAACCAGAAGATATTGCCGTTTGGAACAACAACATGAAACTGGTAACCGAACCGGGTACATTTGATGTTATGATAGCCCGCTCAGCCGAAGATGTGGTGCTCAAAAAAACGTTGGAATATAAAGAATAG
- a CDS encoding beta-N-acetylhexosaminidase, which produces MKKTLSFKHILLFTSLLLSVITVKAQFHIIPQPVSLKAGKGSFTLSKNAVIGVNKETEPIGKYLQDYLNQNYGLQTTVKVFEKIPAKTAIRLNNVWSNAESAYTMNVSPASVSISGSGAGVFYAVQSLIQLLPTDKAALLKVTACTIADQPRFGWRGLSLDVSRHFFTVDEVKKYIDVMAHYKLNTFHWHLTDDEGWRIQIDKYPRLTEVGSKISYYAKRGEFRKLDNLIDDGRDGFYTKDEIREVIKYAQDRFVTILPEIEMPGHSEAAIFAYPQLGCQDSTGAKHRVRMLDPGEYTFRFMEDVLTEVIALFPNQYIHIGGDEAEMVDWLKSPTAVALMKREHLKNEKEVQSYFIKRIEKFLISKNRKLVGWDEILQGGLAESATVMSWQGEAGGIAAAKMHHHVVMTPLPYMYFDAPQANEDLEPVGWNPPVTWQMVYNYEPQSKELTNAEAEYILGAQGNIWNEKVPNVQHLQYMVYPRALAVAELTWSPKNEKNLERFGWKMKNQYGLFKLWDFNARLPDIDGVDNVITNKHRFKLRLNYPLKGAKVRYALNGKMPDVNSAAVSFPVNINAPLKDSIGLRTFTTWTLNDQHIRQMANIKRVNIKPAHEKAANLKPGMAYEVFKTRERDIDKLENERPAETGETSLIVPVRPVAEGFINWVKIKGFIKIDKEADYELTTGFEVSPALFLDEVPVIKMGMNIYVEPQKALLHLKKGVYALSGHYMADKANENQTLIELKVAGGAKLYPKFYLMH; this is translated from the coding sequence ATGAAGAAAACGCTATCTTTTAAACATATTTTACTATTCACCTCACTGCTTTTATCGGTAATAACGGTAAAAGCACAGTTTCATATCATCCCGCAGCCGGTAAGTTTAAAAGCAGGTAAAGGCAGCTTTACTTTGAGTAAGAATGCTGTGATCGGGGTTAATAAAGAAACTGAACCGATAGGCAAATACCTGCAGGATTATCTTAATCAAAACTACGGCCTGCAAACAACAGTGAAAGTATTTGAAAAGATTCCTGCCAAAACAGCCATCCGGTTAAACAATGTTTGGTCAAACGCGGAGAGCGCCTATACTATGAATGTAAGTCCGGCATCGGTAAGCATCAGCGGCAGCGGAGCTGGTGTATTTTACGCGGTACAATCACTAATTCAGTTGTTGCCGACAGATAAAGCAGCACTGCTAAAAGTTACTGCCTGTACCATAGCCGATCAACCGCGTTTTGGCTGGCGTGGCCTGAGCCTTGATGTAAGCCGCCATTTTTTTACGGTTGATGAAGTGAAAAAATACATCGACGTTATGGCGCATTACAAGCTCAATACATTTCACTGGCACTTAACCGACGATGAAGGCTGGCGCATCCAGATTGATAAATATCCCCGCCTTACCGAAGTAGGTTCAAAAATCAGTTACTATGCCAAACGGGGCGAGTTCCGTAAGCTGGATAACCTGATAGATGACGGTCGCGACGGTTTTTATACCAAAGATGAGATCCGCGAGGTGATCAAATACGCGCAGGACAGGTTTGTAACCATCCTGCCCGAAATTGAAATGCCGGGGCATAGCGAGGCTGCTATTTTTGCCTACCCGCAACTGGGCTGCCAGGATTCGACAGGGGCCAAACACCGCGTACGGATGCTCGACCCAGGTGAGTACACTTTCAGGTTTATGGAGGATGTACTGACCGAAGTGATTGCCCTGTTCCCAAATCAATACATTCACATTGGAGGTGATGAGGCCGAGATGGTGGACTGGCTGAAAAGCCCCACGGCTGTAGCCCTCATGAAGCGCGAGCACCTGAAAAACGAAAAAGAAGTACAGAGCTATTTTATTAAACGGATAGAAAAGTTCCTGATATCAAAAAATAGGAAGCTGGTTGGTTGGGATGAAATTTTACAGGGTGGCCTTGCCGAATCGGCCACGGTAATGAGCTGGCAGGGCGAAGCTGGAGGGATAGCCGCTGCTAAAATGCATCACCATGTAGTAATGACCCCGCTGCCTTACATGTATTTTGATGCCCCGCAGGCCAATGAGGATTTAGAGCCTGTTGGCTGGAACCCGCCCGTTACCTGGCAAATGGTTTATAACTATGAGCCGCAGTCGAAAGAGCTGACCAATGCCGAAGCCGAATATATTTTAGGTGCCCAGGGCAATATCTGGAACGAAAAGGTGCCCAATGTGCAGCACCTGCAATACATGGTTTACCCCCGTGCCCTCGCCGTAGCCGAACTCACCTGGAGCCCGAAAAATGAAAAGAACCTGGAACGTTTTGGCTGGAAAATGAAAAACCAGTACGGCCTGTTTAAGTTGTGGGATTTCAATGCCCGCCTGCCCGATATTGACGGCGTAGACAATGTAATTACCAATAAACACAGGTTTAAATTAAGGCTGAACTACCCGCTGAAAGGAGCTAAAGTGCGGTACGCGTTAAACGGTAAAATGCCGGATGTTAATAGTGCGGCCGTGTCATTCCCCGTAAATATCAATGCCCCGTTAAAAGATAGCATCGGTTTAAGGACTTTCACCACCTGGACGTTGAATGATCAGCACATCCGCCAAATGGCCAATATTAAGCGGGTGAATATCAAGCCGGCACACGAAAAAGCAGCCAACCTGAAACCCGGTATGGCTTACGAGGTTTTTAAAACGAGGGAACGCGATATAGATAAACTGGAGAATGAAAGACCGGCTGAAACGGGTGAAACAAGCCTGATTGTACCTGTGAGGCCCGTTGCCGAAGGCTTTATTAACTGGGTGAAAATTAAAGGTTTTATTAAGATAGATAAAGAAGCGGATTATGAATTAACTACGGGCTTTGAGGTTAGTCCTGCTTTGTTTTTGGATGAAGTGCCGGTAATTAAAATGGGGATGAATATTTACGTTGAGCCACAGAAAGCCTTATTACATTTAAAAAAAGGCGTATACGCTTTAAGCGGGCATTACATGGCTGATAAAGCCAACGAAAATCAAACCCTGATAGAATTGAAGGTTGCAGGAGGCGCAAAGCTTTATCCGAAGTTTTATTTGATGCATTGA
- a CDS encoding heparan-alpha-glucosaminide N-acetyltransferase domain-containing protein, producing the protein MVVNQQEQLKNTGTTKASRPRLLSLDFFRGFTVAAMILVNDPGDWGHIYWPLEHSKWNGCTPTDLVFPFFLFMVGVSIVYAMESKKADTASHSKLLLSILRRTLIIIALGVCLPLINDFQFAHLRFPGVLQRIGLVFGITALLYVKTGIRTQVIIAVSCLIGYYLLMTLVPVPGFGTPNLEPATNLGAWIDRSVFTENHLWGSSKTWDPEGLLGTIPAVATCLLGVFTGTWLKTGKLKTRADLFKMMVAGLVLIVLALIWNPFFPINKQLWTSSFVLLTAGLAINILALSYWFIDIRGNKALLPPFLAFGRNAIAAYVLADIIPAILSIIPVQKTNLWSFTYSHLFVPYLSPENASLAGAILTVLIIFIPVWILYKRNITIKV; encoded by the coding sequence ATGGTAGTCAATCAGCAGGAACAGCTTAAAAATACAGGCACAACAAAGGCAAGCCGCCCAAGATTGCTGTCGCTTGATTTTTTCAGGGGATTTACCGTAGCAGCCATGATCCTGGTAAATGACCCCGGTGACTGGGGGCATATTTACTGGCCGCTTGAACACTCCAAATGGAACGGCTGTACCCCAACCGACCTGGTGTTTCCCTTCTTCCTGTTTATGGTAGGCGTATCTATCGTTTATGCCATGGAAAGCAAGAAAGCGGATACAGCCAGCCATAGCAAATTGCTGTTATCCATCCTGCGCCGTACGCTCATCATCATAGCCCTTGGTGTTTGTTTACCTTTGATCAACGATTTTCAATTCGCGCATCTGCGTTTTCCCGGTGTGTTGCAGCGCATCGGGCTTGTATTTGGCATAACGGCCTTGCTGTACGTTAAAACCGGCATCCGTACACAGGTAATTATTGCTGTAAGCTGTTTAATTGGTTATTATTTATTGATGACGCTGGTACCTGTACCGGGTTTCGGTACACCTAACCTTGAACCGGCTACCAATTTAGGCGCCTGGATCGACAGGTCGGTATTTACCGAAAACCACCTCTGGGGCTCATCCAAAACCTGGGACCCGGAAGGTTTACTGGGAACCATTCCCGCTGTAGCCACTTGCCTGTTAGGCGTATTCACCGGTACCTGGCTTAAAACCGGCAAACTTAAAACCCGTGCCGATCTGTTTAAAATGATGGTTGCAGGTTTGGTATTGATTGTATTGGCCTTGATCTGGAATCCATTTTTCCCAATCAATAAACAATTATGGACAAGCTCATTCGTGCTGCTTACTGCTGGGTTGGCCATCAATATCCTGGCGCTTTCTTATTGGTTTATCGACATACGAGGAAATAAGGCATTGCTGCCGCCATTTTTGGCTTTTGGCCGTAATGCCATTGCTGCTTATGTTTTGGCCGATATTATCCCGGCTATCCTATCCATCATCCCGGTACAAAAAACTAATTTATGGTCGTTCACTTACAGTCATTTGTTTGTGCCATACCTCTCGCCCGAAAACGCTTCATTGGCCGGGGCTATCCTGACTGTGCTGATCATTTTTATTCCGGTCTGGATCCTTTACAAAAGGAATATTACCATCAAGGTATAA
- a CDS encoding family 78 glycoside hydrolase catalytic domain, with product MCKKVCTRIVILFFSYLPIIVQAQKAPPVPPPFRVDNLVCEYKINPVSIDEATPRLGWKLITRDRNIQQIAYEIRVGSNAVSLLKGKDLIWTSGKVNSNESLHVYYGGPALASRQKVYWQVRVWNNRQQVTPWSMVNSWKMALLKPADWSAKWIEDNYLSDTTGGPSPMFRKTFKLDHKVRAAHLYITAHGLYEAQFNGKRISSDYFAPGWTSYNKRLQYQVYDVTADLLKGDNTVGVTLGDGWYRGYTYNRKKNVYGTKLGLLFQLEVVYTNGKRVLINSDKTWKVAYGPIRSSSFFDGEVYDARKEKKGWSTIAYKDLNWDSVRTIDTVKDNLVATFGPPVRKHEMFKPLKVFTTPAGEHVVDFGQNLVGWVQFKLKAKAGDTVKLFHAEVLDQKGNFYTKNLRTAKQENVYVFKGDSIETFEPHFTFQGFRYLKVEGYDGQLDSTNVAAFAVYSDMAQTGMFSTSNPLINQLQHNIQWGQKGNFIDVPTDCPQRDERMGWTGDAQAFCRTATFNMDVAGFFTKWLKDLSADQHKNGAVPYVIPNMLDSASAAASGWSDVATIVPWNIYLAYGDKKVLENQYPSMTAWVGYITRHTRNGLWDTGNHFGDWLFYAGTDYEDGAALTDKNLIAQAFYAYSTQLVINAATILGKQDDVKKYTDLLADIKKAFQAEYVTPNGRMISGTQTSYVLALNFDLLPENLRESAAKRLVSNIEDYDEHITTGFLGTPYICHVLSRFGHTDIAYDLLMKESYPSWLYPVKNGATTIWERWDGIKPNGTFEDPEMNSFNHYAYGAIGDWMYRVIAGINTDEGGPGFHKINIFPHPGGKLTNANAELETLYGKVKSAWSIDNGIFTLDVIVPPNTTATVTLPAVDGPVTESNTDINANKDIANIKPAGGDMQMDVGSGTYQFKYILKTHKKNS from the coding sequence ATGTGTAAAAAGGTATGCACACGCATCGTTATATTGTTTTTTTCTTATCTGCCAATAATTGTACAAGCGCAAAAAGCGCCGCCGGTTCCTCCGCCGTTCCGGGTTGATAACCTGGTTTGTGAGTACAAAATAAACCCTGTCTCTATCGATGAAGCTACCCCCCGCCTTGGCTGGAAACTAATAACCCGCGACCGCAACATTCAGCAAATTGCCTATGAAATACGGGTGGGCAGCAATGCGGTATCGTTACTGAAAGGTAAAGACCTCATCTGGACATCGGGGAAAGTTAACTCCAACGAATCGCTGCATGTTTACTATGGCGGCCCCGCACTCGCTTCACGTCAGAAAGTTTACTGGCAGGTACGCGTCTGGAATAACAGGCAGCAGGTAACCCCATGGAGCATGGTTAACTCATGGAAAATGGCCCTGCTTAAACCCGCCGACTGGAGCGCCAAATGGATAGAAGATAATTACCTGTCGGATACCACCGGCGGCCCCAGCCCCATGTTCAGGAAAACATTTAAGCTTGACCATAAAGTGCGCGCAGCGCATTTATACATTACTGCCCATGGCTTATATGAAGCACAATTTAATGGTAAACGGATCAGCAGCGACTACTTTGCCCCCGGATGGACGAGTTATAACAAGCGCCTGCAATACCAGGTTTATGATGTTACTGCCGATTTATTGAAAGGCGATAATACTGTTGGCGTAACCCTTGGCGATGGCTGGTACCGCGGCTATACTTATAACCGTAAAAAGAACGTGTACGGCACTAAGCTTGGTTTGCTTTTTCAGTTGGAAGTAGTTTATACCAACGGCAAACGGGTGCTCATTAATTCCGACAAGACCTGGAAGGTAGCCTATGGGCCAATCCGTTCATCATCTTTTTTTGATGGCGAGGTTTATGACGCCCGCAAGGAGAAGAAAGGCTGGTCGACCATTGCTTACAAAGATTTAAACTGGGATTCGGTACGCACCATCGATACCGTTAAAGATAATTTGGTGGCCACTTTTGGCCCGCCGGTGCGCAAGCACGAAATGTTTAAGCCGCTTAAAGTGTTTACCACTCCTGCGGGTGAGCATGTAGTTGATTTTGGGCAAAACCTGGTTGGCTGGGTGCAGTTTAAATTAAAGGCAAAAGCGGGCGATACGGTAAAGCTGTTCCACGCCGAGGTTTTGGATCAGAAAGGAAACTTCTACACCAAAAACCTGCGTACAGCCAAGCAGGAAAACGTATATGTTTTTAAGGGCGATAGTATTGAAACGTTCGAACCTCATTTTACCTTCCAGGGGTTCAGGTACCTGAAGGTTGAAGGATATGACGGCCAGTTAGATTCTACCAATGTGGCTGCCTTTGCCGTGTACTCGGATATGGCACAAACAGGGATGTTCTCTACCTCCAATCCGCTCATTAACCAGTTACAGCACAATATTCAATGGGGACAAAAGGGCAATTTTATTGATGTACCTACCGACTGTCCTCAACGCGATGAGCGCATGGGCTGGACAGGTGATGCCCAGGCCTTTTGCCGCACCGCTACCTTCAATATGGATGTGGCCGGATTTTTTACCAAATGGCTAAAAGACCTCTCGGCCGATCAGCATAAAAACGGTGCGGTGCCTTACGTGATCCCTAACATGCTGGATAGTGCTTCGGCGGCTGCCTCCGGCTGGAGTGATGTGGCAACCATTGTCCCCTGGAATATTTACCTGGCTTACGGCGATAAAAAAGTATTGGAAAACCAGTACCCAAGCATGACCGCCTGGGTAGGTTACATTACCCGGCATACCCGAAACGGCCTCTGGGATACCGGTAACCACTTTGGCGACTGGCTGTTTTATGCCGGTACCGACTATGAAGACGGTGCTGCCCTTACCGATAAAAACCTGATAGCCCAGGCGTTTTATGCGTACTCAACTCAACTGGTTATCAATGCCGCTACCATATTGGGTAAGCAGGATGATGTTAAAAAATACACTGATTTGCTGGCGGATATCAAAAAAGCTTTCCAGGCAGAATATGTTACACCTAACGGACGTATGATTTCGGGCACGCAAACATCATATGTGCTGGCCCTGAACTTTGACCTGCTGCCTGAAAACCTGCGCGAATCTGCCGCCAAAAGGCTGGTAAGCAATATTGAGGATTATGATGAACACATTACAACAGGCTTTTTAGGCACGCCTTACATCTGTCATGTGCTAAGTCGTTTCGGTCATACCGATATTGCCTATGACCTGTTAATGAAGGAGTCGTACCCCTCATGGCTTTACCCCGTAAAAAACGGGGCTACTACCATATGGGAACGCTGGGATGGTATAAAACCCAATGGCACTTTTGAAGATCCGGAGATGAACTCCTTTAACCATTATGCTTACGGCGCCATTGGCGATTGGATGTACCGGGTTATTGCAGGGATCAACACTGATGAGGGAGGGCCCGGTTTTCATAAAATAAATATCTTCCCGCATCCGGGCGGTAAATTGACCAATGCCAATGCCGAGCTTGAAACACTTTACGGTAAAGTAAAATCGGCCTGGAGTATTGATAACGGTATTTTTACCCTTGATGTTATTGTGCCGCCAAATACTACAGCCACGGTCACCCTACCGGCGGTTGATGGTCCGGTGACAGAAAGTAATACCGACATTAACGCTAACAAAGATATCGCCAACATCAAACCGGCCGGTGGCGATATGCAGATGGATGTTGGCTCGGGCACTTACCAGTTTAAATACATTTTAAAAACCCATAAAAAAAATAGCTAA
- a CDS encoding RagB/SusD family nutrient uptake outer membrane protein, with protein sequence MKKNIYLFIFLGMAVLNSCKKDYLSLQPTGTQNGINFFKTKAQFIQATNGAYAPLQGMYNGSFWAMAEMRSDNTSYEYDPYDRSGTGKEEIDEFRELNNNDIVESYFNACYIGIGRCNVILERLPAAKLDAGVADTIAGQASFLRAFNYFNIVRMFGDAPLVLTEAQSVGDAFKVATKSPVANIYTQIIADAQTAIAKLPVKYTAGADKGRVTKGTAETLLAEVYMTQKKFDLAIPLLRTIIASGVYSLNADYADNFDIHKENGPESIFEIQYIEGPNGLGSDFVDTFIPWDYYDTDITGHEINNGAQNGWNIPTQDLVNAYEEGDKRKDASLTDFTSDEYGIDLPFIKKYQSIGAVQGITGNNFPVYRYADVYLMLAECLNEQGFAGGGDAFKYLNLVRQRAGLEPKSMGNANSDLNVTSQEGFRAAVAHERQVEFAFENHRWFDLLRTGKAAEVMKAHAASERAYKNDSWQISPAAYSNIRLLFQYPLSEGNLEH encoded by the coding sequence ATGAAAAAAAATATATACCTTTTTATTTTCCTTGGCATGGCTGTATTAAACAGCTGCAAAAAGGATTACCTGAGCCTGCAGCCCACCGGTACTCAAAATGGTATCAACTTTTTTAAAACCAAAGCCCAGTTCATTCAGGCTACTAATGGTGCTTATGCTCCGCTCCAGGGCATGTACAATGGCTCATTTTGGGCCATGGCCGAAATGAGGTCTGATAATACATCATATGAATATGACCCTTATGATCGTTCCGGTACGGGTAAAGAAGAAATAGATGAATTCAGGGAGTTAAATAACAACGATATTGTAGAGTCTTATTTTAATGCTTGCTATATAGGTATCGGCCGCTGTAATGTTATTCTTGAGCGTTTACCCGCAGCTAAGCTTGATGCCGGCGTTGCCGATACTATTGCCGGGCAGGCATCGTTTTTACGTGCCTTTAATTATTTTAATATCGTGCGCATGTTTGGCGATGCCCCTTTGGTACTTACAGAAGCGCAATCTGTAGGTGATGCTTTTAAAGTTGCTACTAAAAGTCCGGTTGCCAATATCTACACCCAGATAATAGCCGATGCGCAAACCGCCATTGCCAAGCTGCCGGTTAAATATACAGCAGGTGCCGATAAGGGACGTGTAACCAAAGGCACGGCCGAAACTCTGCTGGCCGAGGTGTATATGACCCAAAAGAAATTTGACCTGGCCATCCCGCTGTTGCGTACAATTATCGCGTCGGGTGTTTATAGCCTGAATGCCGATTATGCCGATAACTTCGATATCCATAAAGAAAATGGTCCCGAGTCTATTTTTGAGATCCAATACATAGAAGGCCCTAATGGTTTAGGCAGCGATTTCGTAGATACCTTTATCCCCTGGGATTATTACGATACCGATATAACCGGACATGAAATAAATAACGGTGCACAAAACGGTTGGAATATCCCTACCCAGGACCTTGTAAATGCGTACGAAGAAGGCGATAAAAGGAAGGATGCTTCGTTAACCGATTTTACATCAGATGAGTACGGCATCGATCTGCCTTTCATCAAAAAGTACCAGAGTATAGGTGCAGTGCAGGGAATTACCGGCAACAACTTTCCGGTGTACCGTTATGCAGATGTTTACCTGATGCTTGCCGAATGTTTAAACGAACAAGGTTTTGCAGGCGGTGGCGATGCCTTTAAATACCTTAACCTGGTTAGGCAGCGCGCCGGGCTTGAGCCTAAATCAATGGGAAATGCTAATTCCGATTTAAATGTTACCAGCCAGGAAGGGTTTCGCGCCGCTGTAGCCCATGAACGCCAGGTTGAATTTGCCTTTGAAAACCACCGCTGGTTTGACCTCTTGCGTACGGGCAAGGCAGCAGAGGTGATGAAAGCCCATGCGGCCAGCGAAAGGGCTTATAAAAATGATTCATGGCAAATTAGCCCGGCAGCATACAGCAATATCCGCCTGCTGTTCCAGTATCCTTTAAGTGAAGGAAACCTCGAACATTAA